A window of the Rhodoferax sp. GW822-FHT02A01 genome harbors these coding sequences:
- a CDS encoding aromatic ring-hydroxylating dioxygenase subunit alpha codes for MMEKELWHPVVLSESVTSTPLAGVLLEQPLVLWRDGQGRVQAWGDQCPHRGARLSLGRVCEGRLECPYHGWQFDAVGQCVHVPALPQFVPPATHAVKTFACTERNGLVWVRLAGPGDATLPAFAAEDDAQLRKVNCGPYDVAASAPRIIENFLDMVHFGFVHEGWLGSRDVAQIAEYAVEATPTGLRATGCKAVQPQSNLHSTTAAEVAYTYEVTAPYTAQLTKVPDAASVALQGYRESIGLFICPVTPEQSRVWFRLAVADFTSPDQVLRDFQHTIFTQDQPVLESQSPKRLPLDLRAEVHTAVDKASSAYRRFLKQQNVSFGVIP; via the coding sequence ATGATGGAAAAAGAACTGTGGCATCCGGTGGTGCTTAGCGAGTCGGTCACCAGCACGCCCCTGGCTGGCGTTCTGCTGGAGCAGCCGCTGGTGCTCTGGCGCGATGGACAGGGCAGGGTTCAGGCCTGGGGTGACCAATGCCCGCACCGCGGCGCCCGCCTGTCGCTGGGGCGGGTCTGCGAAGGCCGGCTGGAGTGTCCCTACCATGGCTGGCAGTTCGATGCCGTAGGCCAGTGTGTGCACGTGCCCGCGCTGCCGCAGTTTGTTCCACCCGCTACGCATGCTGTCAAAACCTTTGCCTGTACCGAGCGCAATGGGCTGGTCTGGGTGCGCCTGGCCGGGCCGGGTGATGCAACCTTGCCCGCATTCGCAGCAGAAGACGACGCGCAGTTGCGCAAGGTCAACTGCGGCCCGTATGACGTGGCCGCCAGTGCGCCGCGCATCATCGAAAACTTTCTGGACATGGTGCACTTTGGCTTTGTCCACGAGGGCTGGCTGGGCAGCCGCGACGTTGCGCAAATTGCCGAATACGCCGTTGAGGCAACGCCGACCGGCTTGCGTGCGACCGGCTGCAAGGCCGTGCAGCCGCAGAGCAACCTGCACTCCACGACGGCTGCGGAAGTGGCTTATACCTACGAGGTGACAGCGCCCTACACGGCGCAGCTCACCAAGGTGCCCGACGCGGCCAGCGTGGCATTGCAGGGTTACCGCGAGTCGATCGGTCTGTTCATCTGCCCAGTGACTCCCGAGCAAAGCCGGGTCTGGTTCCGGCTGGCCGTGGCCGATTTCACCTCCCCCGACCAGGTGCTGCGCGATTTCCAGCACACCATCTTCACGCAGGACCAGCCGGTGCTGGAGTCGCAGAGCCCGAAGCGCCTGCCGCTGGATTTGCGTGCAGAAGTACATACTGCGGTGGACAAGGCATCTTCCGCCTATCGCCGCTTCTTGAAGCAGCAAAACGTTTCCTTTGGAGTTATCCCATGA
- a CDS encoding ABC transporter permease yields MLKLEARPQPSSFWSYGSPLLALLCTVVIGVILFVLLGKDPVRGLQIFFWDPLKSGYALGELVVKATPLLLIALGLAVCFRSNVWNIGAEGQYLIGAVAASGVALLADKTSSTLIVIPILVAGVLGGMVWAGIAALLKDRFNTNEILVSLMLVYVAIQVLGYLVYGPWKDPNGYNFPQTKNFELATHIPRLFNGSRMTIGVLFALAGVVGMWVFLFRTRAGFAQQVGGLAPAASRYAGFSSRGALWTAFLISGGMAGLAGALEVAGPIGQLTPYVPAGYGFAAIIVAYVGRLHPVGMMFSAILMSMFYIGGELAQSRLGLPKSLTGVFQGLLLFTLLGCDTLVNYRLVWKRTVGAK; encoded by the coding sequence ATGCTTAAGCTGGAAGCCCGTCCCCAGCCGTCCAGTTTCTGGAGTTATGGCTCGCCCTTGCTGGCCCTGTTGTGCACCGTGGTGATCGGTGTGATCCTGTTCGTGCTGCTGGGCAAGGACCCGGTGCGCGGTCTGCAGATATTCTTCTGGGACCCGCTCAAGTCCGGCTACGCGCTGGGCGAATTGGTGGTCAAGGCGACACCGCTGCTTTTGATTGCATTGGGGCTGGCAGTGTGCTTCCGGTCCAATGTGTGGAACATCGGTGCCGAAGGCCAGTACCTGATTGGCGCAGTGGCTGCGAGCGGCGTGGCCCTGCTGGCCGACAAGACCAGCAGCACGTTGATCGTCATACCCATCCTTGTGGCTGGTGTGCTGGGCGGCATGGTGTGGGCAGGCATTGCGGCCTTGCTCAAGGACCGCTTCAATACCAATGAAATCCTGGTCAGTCTGATGCTGGTGTACGTGGCCATTCAGGTGCTAGGTTACCTGGTGTATGGCCCCTGGAAGGACCCCAACGGATACAACTTTCCACAGACCAAGAACTTTGAGCTGGCAACGCACATTCCGCGGCTGTTCAACGGCTCGCGCATGACCATCGGCGTGCTGTTCGCGCTGGCGGGCGTGGTGGGCATGTGGGTGTTCCTGTTTCGCACGCGGGCAGGTTTTGCGCAGCAGGTGGGTGGACTGGCACCGGCGGCGTCGCGCTACGCAGGCTTCTCTTCACGTGGCGCCTTGTGGACTGCGTTTCTCATCTCCGGCGGTATGGCCGGGCTGGCCGGTGCGCTGGAAGTTGCAGGCCCGATCGGCCAGCTCACACCCTATGTGCCGGCAGGCTACGGGTTTGCCGCCATCATCGTGGCCTATGTGGGGCGCTTGCACCCGGTAGGCATGATGTTCTCGGCCATTCTGATGAGCATGTTCTATATCGGCGGTGAACTGGCGCAATCGCGACTGGGCCTGCCCAAGTCCTTGACCGGTGTGTTCCAGGGCTTGCTGTTGTTTACCCTGCTGGGGTGTGACACGCTGGTGAATTACCGTCTGGTGTGGAAGCGCACCGTTGGAGCCAAATAA
- the guaD gene encoding guanine deaminase, with amino-acid sequence MKAYRASLLWFAPHSEGPVQALYEEDGMLVVGPDAKGLQVVQAIGPWREVSGRYAHVPVEDLRGRIIAPGFVDLHVHFPQTNVIGSPASGLLPWLENYTFPEEKRFASIEHGAEGAQFFVDELLRNGVTTALAFATSHTASVNALFAEAQARSMRMITGLCLMDRHAPADLLNQQSAGGHVDATLQSLMDSEALIHHWHGKDRLGYAITPRFAPTSTDAQLRGAGELAARYSDVWIQSHVAENKDEIAWARELFPQSRSYLATYADFGLMRERAVYAHCIHFDDDDRALMRDTGSSAAISPTSNLFLGSGFFDYEGADRVGFGYGLASDVGGGTSFSPFHTMLAAYYVGREGQTKPGLSLSPQHLWWQHTAGAGQVLGVKNEAGQSIVGNLLPGCEADFVVLNPKATPLLARKTALASNLDELLFSMIVLGDDRLVERTVISQGPSA; translated from the coding sequence ATGAAAGCCTATCGCGCCTCCCTGCTCTGGTTCGCTCCCCACAGCGAGGGCCCGGTGCAGGCCCTGTACGAAGAAGACGGCATGCTGGTGGTGGGGCCGGATGCCAAGGGTCTGCAGGTCGTGCAGGCCATCGGTCCCTGGCGCGAGGTGTCGGGCCGCTACGCACATGTGCCGGTCGAAGACCTGCGCGGGCGCATCATTGCCCCGGGCTTTGTGGACCTGCATGTGCACTTCCCGCAAACCAATGTGATCGGCTCGCCCGCCAGCGGCTTGTTGCCCTGGTTGGAGAACTACACCTTCCCCGAGGAAAAGCGCTTTGCCTCCATCGAGCACGGCGCCGAGGGCGCGCAGTTCTTTGTGGACGAGCTGCTGCGCAACGGTGTCACCACGGCGCTGGCTTTTGCAACCTCGCACACGGCCTCGGTCAACGCGCTGTTTGCCGAAGCGCAGGCGCGGAGCATGCGCATGATCACCGGCCTGTGCCTGATGGACCGCCATGCACCGGCCGACCTGCTGAACCAGCAGTCCGCTGGCGGCCATGTGGACGCCACTCTGCAAAGCCTGATGGACAGCGAGGCGCTGATCCACCACTGGCACGGCAAGGACCGCCTGGGCTACGCCATCACGCCACGCTTCGCTCCTACCAGCACCGACGCGCAATTGCGCGGGGCAGGGGAGCTGGCCGCACGCTACAGCGACGTCTGGATCCAGTCCCACGTGGCTGAGAACAAGGACGAGATCGCCTGGGCACGCGAACTGTTTCCCCAGTCCCGCAGCTACCTGGCCACCTATGCCGACTTCGGCCTGATGCGCGAGCGCGCGGTGTATGCGCACTGCATCCACTTCGACGACGATGACCGCGCCCTGATGCGCGATACCGGCTCCAGTGCCGCCATCAGCCCAACCAGCAACCTGTTCCTAGGCAGTGGCTTCTTCGATTACGAAGGCGCCGACCGCGTCGGCTTTGGCTACGGCCTGGCCAGTGACGTAGGCGGCGGCACCAGCTTCAGCCCGTTCCACACCATGCTGGCGGCCTACTACGTGGGCCGCGAAGGCCAGACCAAGCCAGGGTTGTCCTTATCACCGCAGCACCTGTGGTGGCAGCACACGGCGGGAGCAGGGCAGGTCCTGGGCGTCAAGAACGAAGCCGGGCAGTCGATTGTTGGCAATCTGCTACCAGGCTGCGAGGCGGACTTTGTGGTGCTCAATCCCAAGGCCACGCCGTTGCTGGCGCGCAAGACGGCGCTGGCCTCCAATCTGGATGAGTTGCTGTTCTCCATGATTGTGTTGGGGGATGACCGGTTAGTTGAGCGCACGGTGATTTCGCAAGGGCCTTCGGCGTAA
- a CDS encoding BMP family ABC transporter substrate-binding protein, translating to MTDLQKRSLLKIAALGAVASAVLVGCGKKEEAPAPAPAPAPAASAPAPKPEPLKIAFAYVGPVGDGGWTFAHDSARKALEKEFGDKIVTSFVENVPESADAERVIRDMATQGNKLIFGTTFGYMETMLKVAPDFKDVKFEHATGYKTADNLRTYDSRTYEGAYMAGVIAGKMTKSNVLGVVASVPIPEVIRNINSFTLGAQSSNPKIKTKVVWVNEWFNPPKETEAATSLINGGADILFQNTDSPAVLKTAQDKGKRAFGWDSDMTAYGPKAHLASSVINWTPYYIKATKDVLEGTWTTGQSWWGVKEGAIDIVSIAEDVPAETKAKIDEVKKGLTDGSFAIWKGPITDNTGKVQLKKDEVADNKFLGGLNFYVKGVEGKIPGGK from the coding sequence ATGACAGATTTGCAGAAACGTTCGTTGCTGAAAATAGCGGCGCTGGGCGCTGTAGCTAGCGCCGTGCTGGTTGGCTGTGGCAAAAAGGAAGAAGCGCCTGCGCCGGCACCAGCCCCCGCTCCGGCCGCTTCTGCTCCTGCTCCCAAGCCCGAGCCACTGAAGATCGCCTTCGCCTACGTCGGCCCTGTGGGCGACGGTGGCTGGACCTTCGCACATGACTCCGCCCGCAAGGCACTCGAAAAGGAATTTGGCGACAAGATCGTCACGTCCTTCGTGGAAAACGTGCCCGAGTCTGCCGATGCTGAACGTGTCATCCGCGACATGGCGACCCAAGGCAACAAGCTGATCTTCGGCACCACCTTTGGCTACATGGAAACCATGCTCAAGGTCGCTCCTGACTTCAAGGACGTGAAGTTCGAGCACGCCACCGGCTACAAGACCGCTGACAACCTGCGCACCTACGACAGCCGCACCTATGAAGGTGCCTACATGGCTGGTGTGATCGCCGGCAAGATGACCAAGAGCAACGTGCTGGGCGTCGTGGCTTCCGTGCCAATTCCTGAAGTGATCCGCAACATCAACAGTTTCACCTTGGGCGCGCAAAGCTCCAATCCCAAGATCAAGACCAAGGTGGTGTGGGTGAACGAATGGTTCAATCCGCCCAAGGAAACCGAAGCCGCTACCTCGCTGATCAATGGCGGTGCGGACATCCTGTTCCAGAACACCGACTCTCCCGCGGTTCTCAAGACTGCACAGGACAAGGGCAAGCGCGCATTCGGCTGGGACTCTGACATGACTGCCTATGGTCCCAAGGCTCACCTGGCTTCCAGCGTCATCAACTGGACTCCCTACTACATCAAGGCCACCAAGGATGTGCTGGAAGGTACCTGGACGACCGGCCAAAGCTGGTGGGGTGTGAAGGAAGGCGCGATCGACATCGTCTCTATCGCTGAAGACGTGCCCGCCGAAACCAAGGCCAAGATCGACGAAGTCAAGAAGGGCCTGACCGACGGCTCCTTCGCCATCTGGAAGGGCCCCATCACCGACAACACCGGCAAGGTGCAGCTGAAGAAAGATGAAGTGGCTGATAACAAGTTCCTGGGTGGTCTGAATTTCTACGTCAAGGGCGTGGAAGGCAAGATCCCCGGCGGCAAGTAA
- a CDS encoding ABC transporter ATP-binding protein translates to MTHPRLQLSGITKAYPGVVANSDVSLTVMPGETHAVLGENGAGKSTLMKIIYGSVKPDAGEIRLNGQPIHIRNPKEARANGISMVFQHFNLFDTMTVAENVWLGLTRTSLEQVTAAIVAKAEEYGLDIDPARPVHTLSVGEMQRVEIIRALLTRPELLILDEPTSVLTPQAVEKLFVVLKQLSSEGCSILYISHKLHEIRELCTACTVLRGGKVTGVCNPQEESNASLSRLMIGAEPPQLQHVAQPTGEARLTVRNLSLPREDQFGVDLEGINLEVRAGEVVGIAGVSGNGQKELLYVLSGEDCRSPAGSIRMGDKDVSAVHPGGRRKLGLHFVPEERLGRGAVPTLSLAHNLLLTRTGSIKYPGFAGGWIQVKKLEEHAASIIKSFNVKANGPTAVARSLSGGNLQKFIVGREIDAKPTLFIVSQPTWGVDVGAAAQIRGEILAMRDAGCAVLVVSEELEELFEVSDRMHVIARGKLSPSIPIAEATVEKIGEWMSGLWSTEEGPDAGPPQGGAAPLGGAATRAAAERGGQLHHA, encoded by the coding sequence ATGACGCATCCCCGATTGCAGCTTTCCGGCATTACCAAGGCCTATCCGGGCGTGGTGGCCAACAGCGACGTCTCCCTCACCGTCATGCCCGGCGAAACCCATGCGGTGCTGGGTGAAAACGGTGCCGGCAAATCCACCCTGATGAAGATCATCTACGGTTCAGTCAAACCCGACGCCGGAGAGATCCGCCTGAACGGCCAACCGATCCACATCCGCAATCCCAAGGAAGCGCGGGCAAATGGCATCAGCATGGTGTTCCAGCACTTCAACCTGTTCGACACCATGACGGTGGCAGAGAACGTCTGGCTGGGCCTCACCCGCACTTCGCTGGAGCAGGTGACCGCGGCCATCGTGGCCAAGGCCGAGGAATACGGGCTGGATATTGACCCGGCGCGCCCGGTCCATACCCTGAGCGTAGGTGAAATGCAGCGGGTCGAAATCATTCGCGCTCTGTTGACGCGCCCGGAGCTGCTGATTCTGGATGAACCCACATCGGTGCTGACGCCGCAGGCCGTGGAAAAACTCTTCGTGGTGCTCAAGCAGTTGTCGTCGGAGGGCTGCAGCATCCTTTACATCTCGCATAAGCTGCACGAGATCCGCGAGCTCTGCACGGCCTGCACCGTGTTGCGCGGCGGCAAGGTCACCGGTGTGTGCAATCCGCAGGAGGAAAGCAATGCCTCGCTGTCGCGCCTGATGATTGGAGCGGAGCCGCCGCAACTGCAGCACGTTGCCCAGCCTACGGGTGAGGCCCGCTTGACGGTACGCAACCTGAGTTTGCCGCGTGAGGACCAGTTCGGTGTGGACTTGGAAGGCATCAACCTGGAAGTGCGTGCCGGTGAGGTAGTGGGCATTGCTGGCGTTTCGGGCAACGGCCAGAAGGAGTTGCTGTATGTGCTCTCCGGAGAAGATTGCCGCTCTCCCGCGGGCAGCATCCGGATGGGCGACAAGGATGTGTCGGCCGTGCATCCGGGCGGGCGGCGCAAGCTGGGCCTGCACTTTGTGCCGGAGGAGCGCCTGGGGCGTGGCGCAGTGCCTACGCTGAGTCTGGCCCACAACCTGCTACTTACGCGCACGGGTTCCATCAAATACCCCGGCTTTGCCGGTGGCTGGATTCAGGTGAAGAAGCTCGAAGAGCACGCGGCCAGCATCATCAAGTCTTTCAATGTGAAGGCCAACGGGCCCACCGCGGTGGCGCGCTCGCTGTCGGGCGGCAACCTGCAGAAATTCATTGTGGGCCGCGAAATCGATGCCAAGCCCACGCTGTTCATTGTGTCGCAGCCCACCTGGGGTGTAGACGTGGGCGCGGCGGCACAAATTCGCGGTGAAATCCTGGCCATGCGCGATGCCGGATGTGCGGTGCTCGTGGTGAGTGAAGAGCTGGAAGAACTGTTCGAGGTGAGCGACCGCATGCACGTGATAGCGCGTGGCAAGCTGTCGCCTTCGATACCGATTGCAGAGGCGACCGTGGAAAAGATTGGCGAATGGATGAGTGGTTTGTGGTCAACAGAGGAGGGCCCCGATGCCGGGCCGCCCCAAGGCGGGGCAGCCCCCCTCGGGGGGGCTGCGACCCGCGCAGCGGCGGAGCGTGGGGGGCAACTTCATCATGCTTAA
- a CDS encoding adenosine deaminase, with product MRTVKPVAADRMPALLRAMPKAELHMHIEGSLEPEQMFAFAQRNGVALKFPSAQAVREAYVFDNLQSFLDIYHAGTLVLKTEQDFYDMACAYLQRAQADNVTHTELFFDTQTHTGHGLSAEIVVNGLHRACMDAPAKFGMTASLILCFLRHLSEEEAFECLEQVQPLRDKIVGIGLASSEVGHPPEKFAKVFARARQLGYRLVAHAGEEGPPAYIWSALDVLKVERIDHGVQSMQDKALMQRLAQDRIPLTVCPLSNLKLCVYPSLTQHAIGRMLEAGMVATINSDDPAYFGGYINENFTQTFSALQLGAQQAYQLALNSFDASFIEPSERARHIDKLNAVFDSFQ from the coding sequence GTGCGCACAGTCAAACCGGTGGCTGCTGATCGCATGCCCGCGCTTCTGCGTGCCATGCCCAAGGCCGAACTGCATATGCATATCGAGGGCTCGCTGGAGCCCGAGCAGATGTTTGCCTTTGCCCAGCGCAATGGCGTGGCGCTGAAATTTCCCAGTGCACAGGCGGTGCGCGAGGCCTACGTGTTCGACAATCTGCAGAGCTTTCTGGACATCTACCACGCGGGCACGCTGGTGCTCAAGACCGAGCAGGACTTCTACGACATGGCTTGCGCCTACCTGCAGCGCGCGCAGGCCGACAACGTCACCCACACAGAGCTGTTTTTCGACACACAGACCCATACTGGCCACGGCCTGAGTGCCGAGATCGTGGTCAACGGACTGCATCGCGCCTGCATGGACGCGCCTGCCAAGTTCGGCATGACGGCGTCTCTCATCCTGTGCTTCTTGCGCCACTTGAGCGAAGAAGAGGCTTTCGAGTGCCTGGAGCAGGTGCAACCGCTGCGCGACAAGATAGTGGGCATTGGCCTGGCCAGCAGCGAAGTCGGCCATCCACCGGAGAAGTTCGCCAAGGTGTTTGCGCGTGCACGCCAGTTGGGCTACCGCCTGGTCGCCCATGCGGGTGAAGAGGGCCCGCCGGCCTATATCTGGAGCGCGCTGGATGTGCTCAAGGTGGAGCGCATCGACCATGGCGTGCAGTCCATGCAGGACAAGGCCCTGATGCAGCGCCTGGCCCAGGACCGCATTCCGCTCACCGTGTGCCCGCTGTCCAACCTCAAGCTCTGCGTGTATCCATCGCTGACGCAGCATGCCATTGGCCGCATGCTGGAAGCCGGCATGGTGGCCACCATCAATTCCGACGACCCGGCCTATTTCGGCGGCTACATCAACGAGAACTTCACCCAGACCTTTTCAGCATTGCAGTTGGGCGCGCAACAGGCCTACCAGCTCGCGCTCAACAGCTTCGACGCTAGCTTCATCGAGCCCAGTGAGCGCGCGCGGCATATCGACAAGCTGAATGCAGTGTTTGACTCCTTCCAGTAA
- a CDS encoding ABC transporter permease, producing the protein MDSSYALLIAATLNAGTVLAIASLGLLINEKAGIVNLGAEGVMLCAAIAGFATVVATGSDLMGFLAGIVVGALMAGVFGALVIWLNTNQYATGLALSLFGSGFSAFAGIRYVQEKIPERPQFEIPFLSDIPFAGPALFRQHPLVYLTVVFAGVLIWFLYRTRAGLILRSVGESPESAHALGYPVRLIRLGAVMAGGALCGLAGAYISIIYTPLWVEGMVAGKGWIALALTTFATWRPARVLLGAYLFGGVTMLQFHLQGIGVDIPSQFLSMLPYLSTIVVLALISRNPRWIRINMPAAIGKPFYPGS; encoded by the coding sequence ATGGATTCTTCCTACGCACTGCTGATTGCGGCCACGCTGAATGCGGGCACCGTGCTGGCGATTGCTTCTCTGGGTCTCTTGATCAATGAAAAGGCCGGTATCGTGAACCTGGGTGCCGAAGGCGTCATGCTTTGCGCGGCGATTGCCGGGTTCGCCACGGTGGTGGCCACGGGCAGTGACCTGATGGGTTTTCTGGCTGGCATCGTCGTGGGCGCCCTGATGGCGGGTGTCTTCGGGGCACTGGTGATCTGGCTCAACACCAACCAATACGCCACCGGACTGGCCCTGAGCCTGTTTGGCTCCGGTTTCTCTGCGTTTGCGGGCATTCGCTACGTGCAGGAAAAAATCCCCGAGCGGCCCCAGTTTGAAATTCCCTTCCTGTCGGACATTCCCTTTGCGGGCCCCGCGCTGTTCAGGCAGCATCCGCTGGTGTACCTCACCGTGGTGTTTGCCGGTGTGCTGATCTGGTTCCTCTACCGCACCCGTGCGGGGTTGATCCTGCGCAGCGTGGGTGAGAGTCCCGAATCGGCCCATGCACTGGGCTATCCGGTACGGCTGATACGCCTGGGCGCAGTGATGGCCGGCGGCGCCCTGTGTGGCCTGGCAGGTGCCTATATCTCCATCATCTATACGCCCCTGTGGGTGGAGGGCATGGTGGCCGGCAAGGGCTGGATTGCGCTGGCGCTCACCACCTTCGCCACCTGGCGTCCGGCACGGGTTTTGCTGGGTGCCTATCTGTTTGGAGGCGTGACCATGTTGCAGTTCCATTTGCAGGGCATTGGGGTGGATATTCCAAGCCAGTTCCTGAGCATGTTGCCGTACCTGTCCACCATCGTGGTGCTGGCACTGATTTCGCGTAACCCACGCTGGATTCGTATTAACATGCCAGCTGCCATTGGCAAGCCGTTCTACCCGGGCTCCTGA
- the dcd gene encoding dCTP deaminase, translating to MSIKSDKWIRHMAETTGMIEPFEPGQIRQRDGQKIISYGTSSYGYDIRCAPEFKVFTNIHSTVVDPKNFDEKSFVDFHDDVCIIPPNSFALARTLEYFRIPRNVLTVCLGKSTYARCGIIVNVTPFEPEWEGYVTLEFSNTTPLPAKIYAGEGCAQVLFFESDKDDVCEISYKDRGGKYQGQVGVTLPKA from the coding sequence ATGAGCATCAAGAGCGACAAGTGGATACGCCATATGGCCGAAACCACCGGAATGATTGAACCGTTTGAGCCGGGTCAAATCCGCCAGCGCGACGGCCAGAAAATCATCTCCTACGGCACCAGCAGCTACGGCTACGACATCCGCTGCGCACCCGAATTCAAGGTCTTCACCAACATCCACAGCACCGTGGTCGACCCCAAGAACTTCGACGAAAAAAGCTTCGTCGATTTCCACGACGACGTCTGCATCATCCCGCCCAACAGCTTTGCCCTGGCCCGTACCCTCGAATACTTCCGTATTCCACGCAATGTCCTTACCGTTTGTCTGGGCAAAAGCACCTACGCCCGCTGCGGCATCATCGTCAACGTCACCCCGTTCGAACCTGAATGGGAAGGCTATGTGACCTTGGAGTTTTCCAACACCACACCGCTGCCCGCCAAGATCTATGCCGGTGAGGGCTGCGCCCAAGTGTTGTTTTTTGAGAGCGACAAGGACGACGTCTGCGAGATTTCCTACAAGGACCGCGGCGGCAAATACCAGGGGCAGGTGGGCGTCACGCTGCCCAAGGCCTGA
- a CDS encoding LysR family transcriptional regulator: MRDQNLFDKIDLHLIRILHTVLTERSVSRAAVRLGMHQPAVSSALKRLRDFAGDPLLVRSGSGMVPTVAGQRMLEPAASILRAAQMLFSEARGFEAARAQDTFRVAASDYLDPLFLPQLVAEIKGQAPSCEIEIHPLSPAADYRTQLAQGEVDVVIGNWLSPPQDLHLGRLFSDEVVCLVSDKHPAVRRGWDQESWLNVEHIAPGATHPGAKGFVDGHLASLGLQRHIVARCPYFGLIPGMVASTLLVLTTGRQYCERFVNTLPVRILPCPIVFPTMMYYQLWHERTHASESGRWLRERVKSAAAKLRK, translated from the coding sequence ATGAGAGACCAAAACCTTTTCGACAAGATAGACCTTCATCTGATAAGGATCCTCCATACCGTGTTGACAGAGCGCAGTGTTTCACGAGCCGCCGTCCGCCTGGGCATGCACCAGCCGGCGGTCAGCAGCGCGCTCAAACGACTGCGGGATTTTGCGGGCGACCCACTTTTGGTGCGTTCCGGTTCCGGAATGGTGCCTACCGTTGCGGGTCAGCGCATGCTGGAACCAGCAGCCAGCATTTTGCGTGCCGCCCAGATGCTGTTCTCGGAAGCGCGGGGCTTTGAGGCGGCCCGGGCCCAGGATACCTTTCGCGTAGCGGCTTCGGATTACCTGGACCCGCTGTTCCTGCCGCAACTCGTGGCAGAGATCAAAGGCCAGGCACCTTCCTGCGAAATTGAAATCCATCCGCTCTCACCCGCCGCCGACTACCGGACCCAGTTGGCGCAGGGGGAGGTGGATGTAGTCATTGGAAACTGGCTATCTCCGCCGCAGGACTTGCACCTGGGCCGCCTGTTCAGCGATGAGGTGGTGTGTCTGGTGTCGGACAAGCATCCGGCAGTACGGCGGGGCTGGGACCAGGAATCCTGGCTGAACGTGGAGCACATCGCACCGGGTGCCACCCATCCGGGCGCCAAAGGATTTGTCGATGGGCATCTGGCCTCGCTGGGCCTGCAGCGGCACATCGTCGCGCGATGCCCTTACTTCGGATTGATCCCTGGTATGGTGGCATCAACCTTGCTGGTGCTGACCACCGGACGGCAGTATTGCGAACGCTTTGTGAACACGCTGCCGGTCCGGATATTGCCCTGCCCGATTGTGTTTCCGACCATGATGTACTACCAGCTTTGGCATGAACGCACCCACGCTTCCGAGTCTGGACGCTGGTTGCGGGAAAGAGTCAAGTCTGCCGCAGCGAAGCTTCGAAAATAA